In Elaeis guineensis isolate ETL-2024a chromosome 1, EG11, whole genome shotgun sequence, a genomic segment contains:
- the LOC105040116 gene encoding transcription factor HY5-like isoform X5, which translates to MSLPDAAAAAAAAAASRRTPHPTPPEKDDPEESDDDLFTVPDVESGPSSSGALTVAAEIQQSTSSGGGGAGPSKSRRGRNPADREYRRLKRLLRNRVSAQQARERKKVYVNDLESRAKELHDKNLKLEEKISTLINENTMLRKVLMNTRPKVDEEL; encoded by the exons ATGTCTCTCCCcgacgccgccgccgccgccgccgccgctgccGCTTCCCGGAGGACTCCCCACCCTACGCCGCCGGAGAAGGACGATCCAG AGGAGAGTGACGACGACTTGTTCACGGTGCCCGACGTGGAGTCGGGCCCGAGCAGCTCGGGAGCATTGACGGTGGCGGCGGAGATCCAGCAGAGCACCAGCAGCGGTGGCGGCGGGGCTGGGCCCTCCAAGAGCCGCCGGGGCCGGAATCCAGCAGACCGGGAGTACCGAAGGCTGAAGAG gTTGCTTAGGAACAGGGTTTCTGCTCAGCAAgctagagaaagaaagaaggttTATGTGAATGACCTTGAATCCAGAGCCAAAGAGCTGCATGacaaaaatttgaagttagaagaaAAAATTTCAACTTTGATCAACGAGAACACTATGCTTAGGAAG GTTCTTATGAACACCAGGCCTAAAGTTGATGAAG AGCTATAG
- the LOC105040116 gene encoding transcription factor HY5-like isoform X4, whose amino-acid sequence MSLPDAAAAAAAAAASRRTPHPTPPEKDDPEESDDDLFTVPDVESGPSSSGALTVAAEIQQSTSSGGGGAGPSKSRRGRNPADREYRRLKRLLRNRVSAQQARERKKVYVNDLESRAKELHDKNLKLEEKISTLINENTMLRKVLMNTRPKVDEGIETKK is encoded by the exons ATGTCTCTCCCcgacgccgccgccgccgccgccgccgctgccGCTTCCCGGAGGACTCCCCACCCTACGCCGCCGGAGAAGGACGATCCAG AGGAGAGTGACGACGACTTGTTCACGGTGCCCGACGTGGAGTCGGGCCCGAGCAGCTCGGGAGCATTGACGGTGGCGGCGGAGATCCAGCAGAGCACCAGCAGCGGTGGCGGCGGGGCTGGGCCCTCCAAGAGCCGCCGGGGCCGGAATCCAGCAGACCGGGAGTACCGAAGGCTGAAGAG gTTGCTTAGGAACAGGGTTTCTGCTCAGCAAgctagagaaagaaagaaggttTATGTGAATGACCTTGAATCCAGAGCCAAAGAGCTGCATGacaaaaatttgaagttagaagaaAAAATTTCAACTTTGATCAACGAGAACACTATGCTTAGGAAG GTTCTTATGAACACCAGGCCTAAAGTTGATGAAGGTATTGAGACAAAAAAATGA
- the LOC105040116 gene encoding uncharacterized protein isoform X2, whose product MSLPDAAAAAAAAAASRRTPHPTPPEKDDPEESDDDLFTVPDVESGPSSSGALTVAAEIQQSTSSGGGGAGPSKSRRGRNPADREYRRLKRLLRNRVSAQQARERKKVYVNDLESRAKELHDKNLKLEEKISTLINENTMLRKVLMNTRPKVDEGLYLLFLLEGFISQLQGYLLLLHLYEGFSTID is encoded by the exons ATGTCTCTCCCcgacgccgccgccgccgccgccgccgctgccGCTTCCCGGAGGACTCCCCACCCTACGCCGCCGGAGAAGGACGATCCAG AGGAGAGTGACGACGACTTGTTCACGGTGCCCGACGTGGAGTCGGGCCCGAGCAGCTCGGGAGCATTGACGGTGGCGGCGGAGATCCAGCAGAGCACCAGCAGCGGTGGCGGCGGGGCTGGGCCCTCCAAGAGCCGCCGGGGCCGGAATCCAGCAGACCGGGAGTACCGAAGGCTGAAGAG gTTGCTTAGGAACAGGGTTTCTGCTCAGCAAgctagagaaagaaagaaggttTATGTGAATGACCTTGAATCCAGAGCCAAAGAGCTGCATGacaaaaatttgaagttagaagaaAAAATTTCAACTTTGATCAACGAGAACACTATGCTTAGGAAG GTTCTTATGAACACCAGGCCTAAAGTTGATGAAG GCCTTTATCTCCTCTTTCTCCTGGAGGGCTTCATATCTCAATTGCAAGGGTATCTCTTGTTGCTTCATTTGTATGAAGGCTTTTCAACTATAGACTGA
- the LOC105040116 gene encoding uncharacterized protein isoform X3 produces the protein MSLPDAAAAAAAAAASRRTPHPTPPEKDDPEESDDDLFTVPDVESGPSSSGALTVAAEIQQSTSSGGGGAGPSKSRRGRNPADREYRRLKRLLRNRVSAQQARERKKVYVNDLESRAKELHDKNLKLEEKISTLINENTMLRKVLMNTRPKVDEGNCKACLGIDRCELWNAKGIPTL, from the exons ATGTCTCTCCCcgacgccgccgccgccgccgccgccgctgccGCTTCCCGGAGGACTCCCCACCCTACGCCGCCGGAGAAGGACGATCCAG AGGAGAGTGACGACGACTTGTTCACGGTGCCCGACGTGGAGTCGGGCCCGAGCAGCTCGGGAGCATTGACGGTGGCGGCGGAGATCCAGCAGAGCACCAGCAGCGGTGGCGGCGGGGCTGGGCCCTCCAAGAGCCGCCGGGGCCGGAATCCAGCAGACCGGGAGTACCGAAGGCTGAAGAG gTTGCTTAGGAACAGGGTTTCTGCTCAGCAAgctagagaaagaaagaaggttTATGTGAATGACCTTGAATCCAGAGCCAAAGAGCTGCATGacaaaaatttgaagttagaagaaAAAATTTCAACTTTGATCAACGAGAACACTATGCTTAGGAAG GTTCTTATGAACACCAGGCCTAAAGTTGATGAAG GGAACTGTAAAGCCTGTCTTGGCATTGACAGATGTGAGTTATGGAATGCCAAAGGGATCCCCACCTTATAA
- the LOC105040116 gene encoding uncharacterized protein isoform X1: protein MSLPDAAAAAAAAAASRRTPHPTPPEKDDPEESDDDLFTVPDVESGPSSSGALTVAAEIQQSTSSGGGGAGPSKSRRGRNPADREYRRLKRLLRNRVSAQQARERKKVYVNDLESRAKELHDKNLKLEEKISTLINENTMLRKVLMNTRPKVDEVMIPMKFWKSIITNLQCEAFLPLTWHPNVADAVRKVTLDELPCR from the exons ATGTCTCTCCCcgacgccgccgccgccgccgccgccgctgccGCTTCCCGGAGGACTCCCCACCCTACGCCGCCGGAGAAGGACGATCCAG AGGAGAGTGACGACGACTTGTTCACGGTGCCCGACGTGGAGTCGGGCCCGAGCAGCTCGGGAGCATTGACGGTGGCGGCGGAGATCCAGCAGAGCACCAGCAGCGGTGGCGGCGGGGCTGGGCCCTCCAAGAGCCGCCGGGGCCGGAATCCAGCAGACCGGGAGTACCGAAGGCTGAAGAG gTTGCTTAGGAACAGGGTTTCTGCTCAGCAAgctagagaaagaaagaaggttTATGTGAATGACCTTGAATCCAGAGCCAAAGAGCTGCATGacaaaaatttgaagttagaagaaAAAATTTCAACTTTGATCAACGAGAACACTATGCTTAGGAAG GTTCTTATGAACACCAGGCCTAAAGTTGATGAAG TCATGATCCCCATGAAGTTTTGGAAAAGTATTATTACAAACTTACAATGTGAAGCATTTCTACCATTGACATGGCATCCAAATGTTGCGGATGCTGTCAGAAAGGTTACACTGGATGAACTTCCGTGCAGATGA